The Gammaproteobacteria bacterium DNA window ACCGCGCTCATGAACGGTGCTTTCGCATCTTCGATCAGATCCGCAATTTCGGCGTCTGGTGCAACAGTTTCATCGATGTCGTAACGTGTCCAATCCCAACCAGCCAGTTTGCCATTCGCGAACTCTAGCTCGATCAAGCCAACCTGCATTCCGTCCTCACCTTCTTCGACGACAACCGTCTTGTTACCATCTTTGTTGGTAACAACCACAGGTTGACGTGTACGCTCGTGCGTATCGGAGGACAGTACCACTTCAGGAAAGCGAACACCTTCAGGCATCACTGCGTGTTCAGCATTCCACACGCTTTCAGGGATACCGGCTTCTGACATCAATACCACCAGGTCGACGCCTTCACCCTTGTAAGGCGCGCCAGTTTGAGAGTTGATGTACTTGGTGTCGCTATCTTTTGCTGCACGCAGAATTTCCGTGAATTTCACGATTTCTGGAACGGTTTGATAGCCAACAGTACTTCCCCACGGAGCAACTTCAGCGCCCGCTGGATTCGTAACGCTCACTTCTTTCGCTTTGTTGCGATTTGGGTGATCATCCGATGTCCACTGAATCGGCTTATTTTGTGGGAATTTCACATCACCCATACAGTTGGTGAATGTAACACCCTTGGTGACATTACTACTTACCACTTGTGGACCACGGTTCGTGGTACAACCGAGGAAGCCCACGCGAATGCCGTTAACATTTTGCACATAGTACGGATCGGTAAAATATTCACCAGCCGCTTTGGTATTTACACCTGGGCCTGGGTTTTCACCATTGTAGTAGGCATTAGCCGCAATGGTACGCCAGCGGCGTTTTTCACCATTTTGGTCGCTCATGATCGCATTTTTAGCGTTGAAACCCTGATATACCTGACCACTAGGATCCATCGGCTTCATGAACATTGAGCTGTATTCTGTTGGAGCGATAGGTCGAATATCGCCTTCTGCGCCAAACAACTGCTGATAACGGTACAGACCATACACGTATTCCCAGTTACCTGTTGCGAATACATCGGGAGCGAGCGCATCCCATACGTCGACAAGAGCCTTACCCTGAGTATAAGTGGCAATTGCACTACCCTGGATGGTATCACCGGTATGACCCCAGACAATCTTGCCTGCGTGGTCTTTTTTCAGTTTCTTAATGACTGTCGCCGCACGCGCCAATCCACCTTCCAATACGCCTGTCGCATCATCACGCGCGTTTGGATGTGTATCCAAATCACCGTGCAAATCACCGGTATGCATAATGTAGATCTTTTTTAGATCGCCATCATAGTTTTCATCCGCTGCGAATGCTGGAGTAACAGTTACTGCAGCTGTCGCTACTGCGGATGCTAATATCGATCTCCTGAACAGCTTTCCTACTTTCATATAAAAAATCCCCTTTTTTTTAAAACAAAATAACGCGCAAAATTTTTCCTCTGCGAGTTGCAACACCAAACGCGGATACCGAAAACGTGAACTTTCGGAACTGACGTTAGTTTTGCGGTGGGGATTGGACCGCGGGACAGATTAAGATGTCAAGTTAATTCATTAATATTATTAGCTTTTCAGGCTTTTGATGCCTACAATACATCAATATAATTAGGTTTATTATTTAATTTACTGATTAAACTATGGTTTTTGCCGTTTCTTTCCGCTACTTTTTTATCAAACTCAAGAAGATATCGTCTATTTGTCGTTAGTTCGCGACAATTAATACCCTATTCAAGACGGATAGGGACAGACACATTTAAAAATATCACTGTAGTGTCACATTAATAGTTCGACTACCATTCAAGACCACCGTGATCTCGTCGCCTGCATTTCCAAGAACATCGATACTTAAGGTGTTGTAGTCGACATAATCTACGGTGACATCAATGTTGGAAAGATGTGCGGTATCGAATTGTGACATGATGTCTGTGCCGTCTTTCGGAACGAAGTAAATGAAGCTTTTACCACTTTTGGAAATCGT harbors:
- a CDS encoding bifunctional metallophosphatase/5'-nucleotidase — translated: MKVGKLFRRSILASAVATAAVTVTPAFAADENYDGDLKKIYIMHTGDLHGDLDTHPNARDDATGVLEGGLARAATVIKKLKKDHAGKIVWGHTGDTIQGSAIATYTQGKALVDVWDALAPDVFATGNWEYVYGLYRYQQLFGAEGDIRPIAPTEYSSMFMKPMDPSGQVYQGFNAKNAIMSDQNGEKRRWRTIAANAYYNGENPGPGVNTKAAGEYFTDPYYVQNVNGIRVGFLGCTTNRGPQVVSSNVTKGVTFTNCMGDVKFPQNKPIQWTSDDHPNRNKAKEVSVTNPAGAEVAPWGSTVGYQTVPEIVKFTEILRAAKDSDTKYINSQTGAPYKGEGVDLVVLMSEAGIPESVWNAEHAVMPEGVRFPEVVLSSDTHERTRQPVVVTNKDGNKTVVVEEGEDGMQVGLIELEFANGKLAGWDWTRYDIDETVAPDAEIADLIEDAKAPFMSAVAGGDWTEGDEFVNPFNGYTLTKPLDFQMASTQIVLERNRFSYEHEKDNLKMPADIEGTLHDVYTDAFRALTNADVGALRGFRYNNTIMPGPVTIDDVYHSLTIGAMVASGEIPSSPEAEAADVDGDGKGCFIGSVEVNHKKNDCHYMAWPRSLVQEMELSGNGTQQSNVPGWSGGWFFNYSGVNFDLDVYKPNFNKYGKGLRSRVTNVKLVNPKTGEAITDGSVGSLPPMVSYASYYYDADWNRINRNQVTSADKCAAWPSRSCADDKNMFILA